In Euphorbia lathyris chromosome 10, ddEupLath1.1, whole genome shotgun sequence, a single genomic region encodes these proteins:
- the LOC136209635 gene encoding uncharacterized protein, with product MTYVGGKAKLLVLPIDIDLQKLKEKVYGALRVDSTSYDLQMSMQATYGPNKLRGGIADIDDDGDVMGFIEYCRMNPTDLIPLYATLNMRTIQASTLRPNKDGHVGQSKSTEVVSNDPTIELDAPIHGKDDNDCGNGIDDYMNNDNHDHYDEHYDNDYCYDNGDNVENEDTTQNEIPVKSVHETVKQSKCVQRIPCDDGDIDRMKRMTDPFRWCPKPCDAPVNMIAPKQSNGGTTLRVNDIFSNKVELQDSLGKYEIENSFEWKVYKSNKSLFEVKCKDVGKCKWRARGIVIPGSNLFRLSRIDGMDMHACGRDQICPHHRQAGKRVAGILLRSRFDLENRVHRPKDIVFDFERDFSVNLSYMQAWRARHWALEAQSGSPEESFMLLPDYCEMLKSTNPGTVTHIETDDDDQFRFFFMAMGASLRGFKLHIRPVIAVDGTFLKGKYPGILYIAVGIDANKMIFPVAFGVGPKESNES from the coding sequence ATGACATACGTGGGTGGTAAAGCGAAGTTGTTGGTTTTGCcaatagatattgacttgcaaaagTTGAAAGAGAAAGTTTATGGTGCACTCCGCGTTGACTCAACCTCGTATGATCTCCAAATGTCAATGCAGGCGACATATGGTCCAAATAAACTGCGTGGTGGGATAGCAGATATTGATGACGATGGAGATGTCATGGGATTCATAGAGTACTGCCGAATGAATCCGACCGATTTGATTCCATTGTATGCTACTCTAAACATGCGAACAATACAAGCTTCAACATTGCGACCTAACAAGGATGGACATGTTGGTCAAAGCAAATCAACGGAAGTAGTAAGTAATGATCCCACCATCGAACTGGATGCTCCTATACATGGTAAGGATGACAACGATTGTGGAAATGGTATCGATGATTATATGAATAATGATAATCACGATCATTATGATGAGCATTATGATAATGATTATTGTTACGATAATGGTGACAATGTGGAGAATGAAGATACCACTCAGAATGAAATTCCTGTTAAAAGTGTTCACGAAACAGTTAAGCAATCTAAATGCGTCCAACGTATCCCATGTGATGATGGCGATATAGATAGAATGAAAAGGATGACTGATCCATTTCGATGGTGTCCAAAGCCATGCGATGCGCCCGTGAATATGATTGCACCTAAACAATCAAACGGAGGTACTACTTTGAGGGTCaatgatatattttcaaacaaagttGAATTGCAAGATTCACTTGGAAAATATGAAATTGAAAATTCGTTTGAATGGAAGGTTTACAAATCAAACAAGTCTTTGTTTGAGGTGAAATGTAAGGATGTGGGCAAATGTAAATGGAGGGCTAGAGGGATCGTCATTCCAGGTTCCAATTTGTTCAGGCTTTCAAGAATAGATGGTATGGACATGCATGCTTGTGGGAGAGATCAGATATGTCCGCACCAtaggcaagcggggaaacgTGTTGCAGGGATACTACTCCGAAGCAGGTTTGATTTGGAAAATCGGGTGCATCGACCAAAGGATATTGTTTTCGATTTTGAACGAGATTTTTCCGTTAATCTTTCTtatatgcaagcttggagagcaagacACTGGGCATTGGAAGCACAAAGTGGTTCGCCGGAGGAATCGTTCATGTTGTTGCCGGACTACTGTGAGATGTTGAAAAGTACAAATCCGGGTACCGTGACACATATCGAGACAGATGATGATgatcaatttagatttttctttaTGGCTATGGGTGCATCATTGAGAGGTTTTAAACTACATATTCGACCTGTCATTGCCGTTGATGGAACgtttctaaaaggtaaatatcccGGCATATTATACATTGCAGTTGGTATTGATGCGaacaaaatgatctttcctgttGCATTTGGAGTTGGACCGAAAGAAAGTAATGAATCATGA